The following are encoded together in the Bradyrhizobium sp. CCGUVB1N3 genome:
- a CDS encoding N-formylglutamate amidohydrolase, with the protein MTRFDGDLSPPFEIIEPTEWRAPIIFNSPHSGSVYPDDFLAASRIDLSTLRRSEDSFMDELIGHLSTRGFPVVRVNFPRSYVDVNREPYELDPRMFSGRLPSFANTRSMRVAGGLGTIPRVVGDGQEIYRDRIAVDDALARIETLYKPYHRALRRLINKVHQMFGTVMVVDCHSMPSVGVSRDEPRRPDVVIGDRYGTSCTPLLPDRVEETLSGLGYSVGRNKPYAGGFITEHYGNPASGLHAVQLELNRAIYMDERRRERGPRFDQVAADFAILSDVLATTIPFGDLGPFQAAAE; encoded by the coding sequence ATGACCCGGTTTGACGGCGACTTGTCGCCACCGTTCGAGATCATCGAGCCCACCGAGTGGCGGGCGCCGATCATCTTCAACTCGCCCCATTCCGGCTCGGTCTATCCGGACGATTTTTTGGCAGCCTCACGCATCGACCTGTCGACGCTCCGCCGCTCGGAAGATTCCTTCATGGACGAGCTGATCGGGCATTTGAGCACGCGCGGCTTTCCGGTCGTGCGCGTCAATTTCCCGCGCTCCTATGTCGATGTGAACAGAGAGCCTTACGAGCTCGACCCGCGGATGTTCTCCGGCCGGCTGCCGAGCTTTGCCAATACCCGCTCGATGCGCGTTGCGGGCGGGCTCGGCACCATCCCGCGCGTCGTCGGCGACGGCCAGGAGATCTATCGCGACCGGATCGCGGTCGACGACGCGCTGGCGCGAATCGAGACGCTCTACAAGCCGTATCACCGCGCGCTGAGGCGGCTGATCAACAAGGTGCACCAGATGTTCGGCACCGTGATGGTGGTCGACTGCCACTCCATGCCCTCGGTCGGCGTCTCCCGTGACGAGCCGCGCCGGCCCGACGTCGTGATCGGCGACCGCTACGGCACGAGCTGCACGCCGTTGCTTCCCGACCGTGTCGAGGAGACCTTGAGCGGGCTCGGCTATTCGGTCGGGCGCAACAAGCCGTATGCCGGCGGCTTCATCACCGAACACTACGGCAATCCGGCGAGCGGCCTGCACGCGGTTCAGCTCGAGCTCAACCGCGCGATCTACATGGACGAGCGGCGGCGCGAGCGCGGCCCGCGCTTCGACCAGGTCGCAGCGGATTTCGCTATACTGTCGGACGTGCTCGCCACGACCATTCCGTTCGGCGATCTCGGCCCGTTCCAGGCTGCGGCCGAATAA
- the hisN gene encoding histidinol-phosphatase has product MTVIDFSAFIGRLATASGETILPFFRTSLSIDDKSKTKDFDPVTEADRAAEAVMRRLIKANFPQHGIVGEEFGNEREDADYVWVLDPIDGTKSFIGGFPIWGTLIALLHRGTPVFGMMHQPFIGERFSGDNGSANYKGPSGERRLQVRRCASLAEATTYTTSPLLMNERDRAIFGRIEKGARLSRYGGDCYSYCMLAAGHVDLVVETELKPYDIAALIPIVTGAGGIVTTWEGKPAQGGGRIIAAGDPRVHEEALKLLNQ; this is encoded by the coding sequence GTGACGGTGATCGATTTCTCAGCCTTCATCGGACGGCTTGCCACCGCCTCCGGCGAAACCATTTTGCCGTTCTTCCGCACCTCGCTGTCCATCGACGACAAGAGCAAGACCAAGGATTTCGACCCCGTCACCGAGGCCGACCGCGCCGCTGAGGCCGTGATGCGGCGGCTGATCAAGGCCAACTTCCCCCAGCACGGCATCGTCGGCGAGGAATTCGGCAACGAGCGGGAGGACGCCGACTATGTCTGGGTGCTCGACCCAATCGACGGCACGAAATCCTTCATCGGCGGCTTTCCGATCTGGGGCACGCTGATCGCCCTGTTGCACAGAGGCACGCCGGTGTTCGGCATGATGCACCAGCCCTTCATCGGCGAACGGTTTTCCGGCGACAACGGCTCGGCCAATTATAAGGGCCCCTCCGGCGAGCGCCGCCTGCAGGTCCGCCGTTGCGCCTCGCTTGCCGAAGCGACGACCTACACCACGAGCCCGCTTCTGATGAACGAGCGCGACCGCGCCATCTTCGGCCGCATCGAGAAGGGCGCGCGGCTGTCGCGCTATGGCGGCGACTGCTACTCCTACTGCATGCTGGCCGCCGGTCACGTCGACCTCGTGGTCGAGACCGAGCTGAAACCCTACGACATCGCGGCGCTGATCCCGATCGTCACCGGCGCCGGCGGCATCGTCACGACCTGGGAAGGCAAGCCGGCGCAAGGCGGCGGCCGCATCATCGCCGCCGGTGATCCCCGCGTGCACGAAGAAGCGCTAAAACTCCTCAACCAATAA
- a CDS encoding tripartite tricarboxylate transporter substrate binding protein, producing the protein MTVSRRLLSQLLLGLLLLLPSLAVAEDFPAKPIKLIVPFPAGGPNDIIARVIGQRMSEITGQPVLIDNRGGQGGVLGTDAVAKAAPDGYTIAISSAGALAISPSMEKVAYDTLTDLTPVTLVATVPEMLVVATNVPAQNMTELVALAKAQAGKLNFASSGPGSLPHLAGELFKLTAKIDIVHVPYRGAAPAVNDLLGQQVQMTFLDLPVLLPQIKAGALKPIAVGSPDRAPTAPEVPTTAEAGFPDLRIENWYGMVAPKGTPKEIVDKLHRLATQAMTDAAVKEKLAAQGATLIGDSPEHFRTFIADETAKWAKVIKDAGVETAK; encoded by the coding sequence ATGACCGTCTCACGCAGGCTTCTCTCTCAATTGCTATTGGGATTGCTGCTGCTCCTGCCGTCACTGGCGGTGGCTGAGGATTTTCCCGCCAAGCCGATCAAGCTGATCGTGCCGTTCCCGGCCGGCGGCCCCAACGACATCATCGCCCGGGTGATCGGCCAGCGCATGTCCGAGATCACCGGCCAGCCCGTCCTGATCGACAATCGCGGCGGCCAGGGCGGCGTGCTCGGCACCGACGCGGTCGCAAAGGCAGCTCCCGACGGCTACACCATCGCGATCTCCAGCGCGGGCGCGCTCGCGATCAGCCCGAGCATGGAGAAGGTCGCCTATGACACGCTCACCGACCTGACGCCTGTCACGCTGGTCGCAACCGTGCCGGAGATGCTGGTGGTCGCCACCAACGTGCCGGCGCAGAACATGACTGAGCTGGTCGCGCTCGCGAAGGCTCAAGCCGGCAAGCTCAACTTCGCCTCCTCCGGCCCCGGCAGCCTGCCGCATCTTGCCGGCGAATTGTTCAAGCTGACGGCGAAAATCGACATCGTGCACGTCCCCTATCGCGGAGCGGCGCCCGCGGTGAACGATCTCCTGGGCCAGCAGGTGCAGATGACCTTCCTCGATCTCCCCGTGCTGCTGCCGCAGATCAAGGCAGGCGCCTTGAAACCCATCGCCGTCGGCTCGCCCGACCGCGCGCCCACCGCGCCCGAGGTGCCGACCACGGCCGAAGCAGGTTTTCCGGACCTTCGGATCGAGAACTGGTACGGCATGGTGGCGCCGAAAGGCACGCCGAAAGAGATCGTCGACAAGCTACACCGCCTCGCGACGCAAGCGATGACTGATGCGGCGGTGAAGGAGAAGCTCGCCGCGCAAGGCGCGACGCTGATCGGCGATAGCCCCGAGCATTTTCGCACATTCATCGCGGACGAGACCGCAAAGTGGGCGAAGGTGATCAAGGACGCTGGAGTCGAGACGGCGAAGTAA
- a CDS encoding LysR substrate-binding domain-containing protein, with protein sequence MRFDLVDLQLFIAVADQRSITRGAERSHLALASASARIKGLEDALGVALLKRGRRGVELTAAGESLLDHARLVIHQVEAMRGDLAGFASGVRASVHFLANTSGLSEHLPKALAGFLREHRDVAVDIEERESTDIAAAITAGAADLGFAAEHALPDHIERFPFSEDRLTLVTSRRGPFAGRRQIDFQEAGHCDFVGLTSATALQVHISKHAARLGMRPHFRARLRDFDAICQMVAADVGVALVPEAAARRCAKTMPIAMVRLRDPWANRKLVICARSFKTLARPAKMLVEHLRAAAM encoded by the coding sequence GTGCGATTCGACCTCGTCGACCTCCAGCTCTTCATCGCGGTGGCGGACCAGCGCAGCATCACCCGCGGCGCCGAGCGCTCGCATCTGGCGCTGGCCTCCGCAAGCGCACGGATCAAGGGCCTGGAGGACGCGCTCGGCGTTGCGCTTCTCAAGCGCGGGCGGCGCGGCGTGGAGTTGACCGCCGCGGGCGAGAGCCTGCTCGATCATGCGCGGCTCGTCATCCACCAGGTCGAGGCGATGCGCGGCGATCTCGCGGGTTTTGCCAGCGGGGTCCGGGCGAGCGTGCACTTCCTCGCCAACACCTCGGGACTGTCGGAGCATCTGCCGAAGGCGCTTGCGGGCTTCCTGCGCGAGCATCGTGACGTCGCCGTCGACATCGAGGAGCGCGAGAGCACGGACATCGCCGCCGCGATCACCGCGGGCGCCGCCGATCTCGGCTTTGCCGCCGAGCACGCGCTGCCCGATCACATCGAGCGCTTCCCCTTCAGCGAGGATCGCCTGACGCTGGTGACGTCGCGGCGCGGCCCGTTCGCCGGCCGCCGCCAGATCGATTTTCAGGAGGCGGGCCATTGCGACTTCGTCGGCCTGACAAGCGCTACCGCGCTTCAGGTCCATATCTCGAAACACGCCGCGCGGCTCGGCATGCGCCCGCATTTCCGCGCGCGCTTGCGTGATTTCGATGCGATTTGCCAGATGGTCGCCGCAGATGTCGGCGTCGCGCTGGTACCGGAAGCGGCCGCCCGGCGCTGCGCGAAAACGATGCCGATCGCCATGGTCCGCCTGCGCGACCCCTGGGCCAACCGCAAGCTCGTGATCTGCGCGCGGAGTTTCAAGACGCTGGCAAGGCCGGCGAAGATGCTGGTGGAGCACCTGCGCGCCGCTGCGATGTAA
- a CDS encoding sulfite exporter TauE/SafE family protein, protein MIDPLIILIAAVFLLAGFVKGVIGLGLPTVSMGLLAVTMAPGRAIAIVIVPAIITNIWQTFVGPYLLDILRRLWPLMLGTVIGSWLNAGALTGPHARYGTVVLGLLLVIYAIVGLNKFQFRVAPRNEKWVGGAVGVVTGVISASTGVQVIPSMPFMQAIGMEKDELVQALGVFFTVATLALAFNLTAGGLLTPANAVPGIVAMACAFAGMFIGQSLRSKMPAETFRRWFLIAMILLGLYLVGSALAKELV, encoded by the coding sequence ATGATCGACCCGCTCATCATTCTGATTGCCGCCGTCTTCCTGCTCGCCGGATTCGTCAAGGGCGTGATCGGGCTCGGCCTGCCGACCGTGTCGATGGGCCTGCTCGCGGTGACCATGGCGCCGGGCCGGGCGATCGCCATCGTCATCGTGCCGGCGATCATCACCAACATCTGGCAGACCTTCGTCGGCCCTTATTTGCTCGACATCCTCAGGCGGTTGTGGCCGTTGATGCTCGGCACCGTGATCGGAAGCTGGCTCAATGCCGGCGCGCTGACCGGCCCCCATGCACGCTACGGCACGGTGGTGCTCGGTCTCCTGCTGGTGATCTACGCCATCGTCGGGCTGAACAAGTTCCAATTTCGCGTCGCGCCGCGGAACGAGAAATGGGTCGGCGGCGCCGTCGGCGTCGTTACCGGCGTGATCTCGGCCTCAACCGGCGTGCAGGTGATTCCGTCGATGCCGTTCATGCAGGCGATCGGCATGGAGAAGGACGAGCTGGTGCAGGCACTCGGCGTGTTCTTCACGGTCGCAACGCTGGCGCTCGCCTTCAACCTCACCGCGGGCGGGCTACTGACGCCAGCCAACGCCGTGCCGGGCATCGTCGCCATGGCCTGCGCCTTTGCCGGCATGTTCATCGGCCAGTCGCTGCGCTCGAAGATGCCGGCCGAAACATTTCGCCGCTGGTTCTTGATCGCGATGATCCTGCTCGGCCTCTACCTGGTCGGCAGCGCGCTTGCAAAGGAGCTTGTTTAG
- a CDS encoding LysE family translocator: MLGIHELWLFVLSGVALNITPGPDTVYVIGRSMQLGWRGGAAATFGISCGCLFHVTGAAIGLSALLMASSTAFSVVKLVGAAYLVLTGLQMLWSRPVLAGSLTGEDKRTPLRRVFLQGVFTNALNPKVALFFLAFLPQFVAADAPHKPLAFLTLGLIFICTGTLWCLFLAAFAAKAALRLRRSDGIIAWINRALGGLFVYLGFRVAMLEAR; the protein is encoded by the coding sequence ATGCTCGGCATTCACGAACTTTGGCTCTTCGTCCTGTCGGGCGTGGCCCTCAACATCACGCCGGGACCGGATACGGTCTATGTTATTGGCCGCAGCATGCAGTTGGGCTGGCGCGGCGGGGCCGCGGCGACGTTCGGAATCAGTTGCGGCTGCTTATTCCACGTCACGGGCGCGGCAATCGGTCTCTCGGCGCTCTTGATGGCCTCGTCCACCGCGTTCTCGGTCGTAAAGCTGGTGGGCGCGGCCTATCTGGTGCTGACCGGCTTGCAGATGCTGTGGTCGCGGCCCGTGCTCGCGGGTTCCCTGACGGGCGAGGATAAGCGCACGCCGCTGCGGCGGGTTTTCCTCCAGGGGGTCTTCACCAACGCGCTCAATCCCAAGGTCGCGCTGTTCTTCCTGGCCTTCCTGCCGCAATTCGTCGCAGCCGATGCCCCGCACAAGCCGCTCGCCTTCCTGACGCTCGGCCTTATCTTTATCTGCACGGGCACGCTGTGGTGCCTGTTCCTGGCGGCGTTTGCCGCGAAGGCTGCGCTGCGGCTCCGGCGGTCCGACGGAATCATCGCCTGGATCAACCGCGCGCTCGGCGGGCTCTTCGTCTATCTCGGCTTCCGCGTCGCGATGCTCGAAGCGCGCTAA
- a CDS encoding tetratricopeptide repeat protein, which produces MERRLAAIVCADVAGYSRMMGTDEAGTHAVFKAHRSAIHPIILNHGGRVVKNTGDGFLLEFPSIVGATEAAIAMQMLMAERNDHLPADRAMQFRLGIHMGDIIVDEDEVFGDDVNIAVRLESVASPGGFAISAKAYGEAGKHLNMPLADAGAHRFKNIKEPVGVFTWTPEGTSAQVAQTKEVSALPQQYRTAIVGVLPFANLSDAGDEYFSDGLTEDLIHALALQSFYRVLSRNSTFAFKGRNLSTRLIAREIDATYLIQGSVRRAGSKIRVTAELIAPETGEQLWTGRYDRDIGDLFAMQDEITTNLSAAIATEIFRAEASAPARQTNDVTAWDRFLKGLSHYYRQTEEDFDTAIALFKEAISLDAKLSIAHAYLATIQLQSIQFGWVKGSREMWVAAMHLAETSVRLDPRSSFAFSILSWVHAQDGHYEAAMDAAKRAVALNPYDMGARGVLGICHFVIGEHRQAIELFSMAAQRGNSDPRYQWAALNAFSHYMLGQYDATLSWAREQLYINPNHMQALAIRAAALAQLGRADEAAEAADVLMSNYPSLTVERHLRNFHWKQASDLAHYREGLLKAGVPLVKLSLVQSDVKRAADS; this is translated from the coding sequence ATGGAGAGACGCCTGGCCGCCATCGTCTGCGCCGACGTCGCCGGCTATTCGCGTATGATGGGCACTGACGAGGCCGGCACCCATGCCGTCTTCAAGGCCCATCGCAGCGCGATCCATCCCATTATCCTCAATCATGGCGGCCGCGTCGTGAAGAATACCGGTGACGGCTTCCTGCTGGAATTCCCCAGCATCGTCGGCGCCACCGAAGCCGCGATCGCGATGCAGATGCTGATGGCGGAGCGCAACGACCACTTGCCCGCCGACCGCGCGATGCAGTTCCGGCTCGGGATCCACATGGGCGACATCATCGTCGACGAGGACGAGGTGTTCGGCGATGACGTCAACATCGCCGTCCGCCTCGAATCGGTGGCGAGCCCCGGCGGGTTCGCGATCTCGGCCAAGGCCTATGGCGAGGCCGGCAAGCATCTCAACATGCCCCTGGCCGATGCCGGCGCGCACCGCTTCAAGAACATCAAGGAGCCGGTCGGCGTCTTCACCTGGACGCCGGAGGGCACGTCCGCGCAGGTGGCGCAGACCAAAGAGGTCTCGGCGCTGCCGCAGCAATATCGCACCGCGATCGTGGGCGTGCTGCCCTTTGCCAATTTGAGCGACGCCGGCGACGAATATTTCTCCGACGGCCTCACCGAGGACCTGATCCACGCGCTGGCCCTGCAATCGTTCTATCGCGTGCTCAGCCGCAACTCGACCTTCGCCTTCAAGGGCAGGAATCTCTCGACGCGGCTGATCGCGCGCGAGATCGACGCGACCTACCTGATCCAGGGTTCGGTGCGGCGCGCCGGCAGCAAGATCCGCGTCACGGCCGAGCTGATCGCGCCGGAGACCGGCGAGCAGCTCTGGACCGGCCGCTACGACCGCGACATCGGCGACCTCTTCGCCATGCAGGACGAGATCACGACCAACCTGTCGGCTGCGATCGCGACCGAAATCTTCCGCGCCGAAGCCTCCGCGCCGGCGCGCCAGACCAACGACGTCACCGCCTGGGACCGCTTCCTGAAGGGGCTGTCACACTACTACCGGCAGACCGAGGAAGACTTCGACACCGCCATCGCGCTGTTCAAGGAGGCGATCTCGCTCGATGCCAAACTATCGATCGCGCATGCCTACCTCGCGACGATTCAGCTCCAGAGCATCCAGTTCGGCTGGGTCAAGGGCTCGCGCGAGATGTGGGTCGCGGCGATGCATCTGGCCGAGACCAGCGTCCGGCTCGACCCGCGCTCCTCCTTCGCATTCTCGATCCTGTCCTGGGTTCATGCGCAGGATGGGCATTACGAGGCCGCGATGGACGCCGCCAAGCGCGCGGTCGCCCTCAACCCCTACGACATGGGCGCGCGCGGCGTGCTCGGCATCTGCCACTTCGTCATCGGCGAGCATCGCCAGGCGATCGAGCTGTTCTCGATGGCGGCGCAGCGCGGCAACAGCGATCCGCGCTACCAATGGGCGGCGCTGAACGCGTTCAGCCATTATATGCTGGGCCAATATGACGCGACGTTGTCGTGGGCCCGGGAGCAGCTCTACATCAATCCAAACCACATGCAGGCGCTGGCGATCCGCGCCGCGGCACTGGCGCAGCTCGGACGCGCCGACGAAGCCGCTGAGGCTGCCGACGTGCTGATGAGCAACTACCCGAGCCTGACGGTCGAGCGGCACTTGAGGAATTTTCACTGGAAGCAGGCTTCGGACCTCGCCCATTACCGCGAAGGGCTCCTGAAAGCGGGCGTCCCACTCGTCAAGCTCAGCCTCGTCCAGAGCGACGTCAAGCGCGCCGCCGATTCCTAA